Proteins from one Telopea speciosissima isolate NSW1024214 ecotype Mountain lineage chromosome 1, Tspe_v1, whole genome shotgun sequence genomic window:
- the LOC122655918 gene encoding uncharacterized protein LOC122655918 has product MGDGFPKIEFLPDYFEPSRPTGYCIENDNSSNSQPRTENSLRSWGHLWSQRKLIHATAMLNLFGRSGLPWGSGSSDKVELTTAEVESLRSEIADLEEREAHLKARLENLDELLRSARLTGYLFLRTRWTALPGEPPIIDSDIDDWLPRFVVLHGACIFFYLLSTDLSPQDSTLLSDIVEVGPLSSFIQEDEQTRYSFYILTCHGLRYECSSLSEIQVNSWLKALRTDCKLGMDDTEAVNDSSKSYTDSLERSLIITENLDFKLIRIAVAETPCERAEFVDRMSSQIYKSSASKVLRAFISASKSSPVLAEGRAVAAATATLFRGKLPFASFYGRENSHNASRGWVSGALALPAAVYMLQEQEAHAAEMERTFIAIKPDGVQRGLIAEILSRFERKGFKLVAVKLVVPSKEFAQKHYHDLKERPFFNGLCDFLSSGPVLAMVWEGEGVIKYGRKLIGATDPQKSEPGTIRGDLAVVVGRNIIHGSDGPETAKDEINLWFKPEELVSYTSNEEKWVYGNN; this is encoded by the exons ATGGGTGATGGTTTTCCGAAGATAGAGTTTTTACCAGACTATTTTGAACCTTCGAGACCAACTGGTTATTGCATTGAGAATGATAACTCCAGTAATTCACAACCAAGGACTGAAAACTCTTTGAG GTCCTGGGGTCATTTGTGGAGTCAGAGAAAATTAATTCACGCTACAGCTATGTTAAACTTGTTTGGTAGATCAGGGCTTCCATGGGGATCTGGAAGCAGTGATAAG GTTGAACTAACTACTGCTGAGGTAGAATCTCTTCGATCAGAGATTGCTGATctagaagaaagagaagcccATCTGAAAGCTCG GTTGGAAAATCTTGACGAACTTTTGAGGTCTGCTCGTCTGACTGGCTATTTGTTTCTTCGAACT AGATGGACGGCATTACCTGGAGAACCTCCTATAATTGACTCGGATATTGATGATTGGCTTCCACGTTTTGTTGTTCTTCATGGCGCATGTATCTTTTTCTACTTACTGTCTACAG ATCTGAGTCCTCAAGACTCAACCCTACTATCTGATATCGTGGAAGTTGGCCCACTGTCAAGTTTCATCCAAGAAGATGAGCAGACACGATATTCGTTTTATATCTTAACTTGTCATGGACTAAGATACGAGTGCTCAAGTCTTTCTGAAATACAG GTCAATTCTTGGTTGAAGGCATTACGCACCGACTGTAAACTGGGAATGGACGATACAGAAGCTGTCAATGACTCTAGCAAGTCATA TACTGATAGCCTTGAGAGGTCTTTAATTATAACAGAGAACTTAGATTTTAAACTGATAAGGATTGCGGTGGCAGAAACTCCTTGTGAAAGAGCTGAATTCGTTGATAG AATGAGCTCTCAGATCTACAAATCTTCTGCCTCTAAGGTTCTGAGGGCATTCATTTCTGCCTCGAAGAGCTCTCCTGTTTTAGCTG AGGGACGAGCtgtagcagcagcaacagcaacattATTCAGAGGAAAGTTGCCTTTTGCTTCATTTTATGGGAGAGAAAATTCTCACAATGCATCTAGAGGATGGGTTTCAGGAGCCCTAGCCCTTCCTGCAGCAG TTTATATGCTCCAGGAGCAGGAAGCACATGCTGCCGAG ATGGAACGTACTTTTATTGCCATTAAACCTGACGGAGTGCAGCGGGGACTG ATAGCAGAAATTTTATCACGCTTTGAGCGGAAAGGGTTTAAGCTTGTGGCTGTTAAGTTGGTGGTCCCTTCCAAGGAATTTGCTCAGAAGCATTACCATGACCTTAAAGAAAGACCTTTCTTTAATGGCCTGTGTGACTTTCTCAGCTCGGGGCCTGTCCTTGCCATG GTTTGGGAAGGAGAGGGAGTCATTAAATATGGTCGTAAACTTATTGGAGCTACAGATCCTCAAAAATCCGAGCCAGGGACCATCAGAGGTGATCTTGCAGTTGTAGTTGGAAG AAACATAATCCACGGGAGTGATGGCCCTGAAACTGCCAAGGATGAAATCAATCTTTGGTTCAAGCCAGAGGAGTTGGTTAGTTACACAAGCAACGAAGAGAAGTGGGTCTATGGAAATAACTAG